In Nocardioides conyzicola, one genomic interval encodes:
- a CDS encoding DUF4232 domain-containing protein: protein MSALLLAGLLTATGAPAQAQPPTCTNAQLTASYRGGDAATSHRYGRIVLRNTSDQACTIHGYGGLSYVGGGDGTQVGAAATRTSSRVRTLLVRPGQRVVSAVVETSWGPYAGRCRRAHVDGFRVYLPDETRAQFVPHPTTGCRNSRVHLLAHRAYRRP from the coding sequence ATGAGCGCACTCCTGCTGGCCGGTCTGCTGACCGCGACCGGCGCCCCCGCGCAGGCGCAGCCGCCGACCTGCACCAACGCCCAGCTGACGGCGTCCTACCGCGGCGGCGACGCCGCGACCAGCCACCGCTACGGACGGATCGTGCTGCGGAACACGTCGGACCAGGCGTGCACGATCCATGGGTACGGCGGGCTGTCGTACGTCGGCGGCGGAGACGGCACCCAGGTCGGTGCCGCCGCGACGCGGACGTCCAGCCGGGTCCGCACCCTCCTGGTCCGACCGGGCCAGCGAGTGGTGAGCGCGGTCGTCGAGACGTCGTGGGGCCCGTACGCCGGGCGCTGCCGCCGGGCCCACGTGGACGGGTTCCGGGTCTACCTGCCGGACGAGACCCGCGCGCAGTTCGTGCCGCACCCCACGACGGGCTGCCGCAACAGCCGCGTGCACCTGCTGGCACACCGGGCCTACCGGCGGCCATGA